One region of Clavibacter michiganensis subsp. tessellarius genomic DNA includes:
- a CDS encoding AAA family ATPase, whose protein sequence is MDLHRLTLRAIGPFAGEHVIDFAELGRSGLFLLEGPTGSGKSTLIDAIVFALYGSLASEGSSRDRLHSHHAAPGVEPYVELVFETAAGIHRVRRSPQHQRPKKSGTGTTNQNATAKLFRLSSPEAEAGEVLGTSTQEVGTEIGRIVGLTRAQFVQTVVLPQGEFAEFLRSTGEQRRLVLQSLFGTAVYDVTAKQLAEMRTAAKARTDAADARVAEALTGLREATRVEALAVDDAADTVRLLAELADAADAAREEDEATRRRAADAREEAERITRALERRRTLIAREEALRAEADEVALLAARLEEARRAEAVAGPLAARDRADAAGERARTAEDAARAACRDARPTLADASADDLSARRDALVAELATLADAEARERGLPGRRSEVRAAEAAVAQREADAEAAEAALAERPGERIPLVEARDAAAGAAGGVDAARTAVAEAEATRRKAAALVAQDARITAARAALESRSTDAGDAVRHEAELRQRKVRGLAGELARELVAGAPCPVCGSADHPLPAPSTPGHPDDDEIEAAAEARERAGRAQAEAAAALAAETARHEAMAAELDGVTQEDAEREVADRTARLAEAEAAGGALRAAEARLAAHDAETERIRVRREDARAALSGLRERVIRARERLAEDAEAVRAALRAAGAQPDAASDAGVSDAAAAADDDTETDTPDAPRVAALVADRAEERALVERLLALAADRARTAAEAEARATELADALAARSFATEDQARAAALPPAELPALAQLVAAHEREQAVVAEGLVDPEVATLTGAEDAEDADPAAALAASHAAQAAARATAERAARARDRADRSAAALARHDAARRASALAGEEARAAIRMSEVANATSPENTRGLTLGTYVLLRRFEDVVQAANARLRIMSSGRYELEVSEEREATSRSRKTGLALQIRDHVTDRVREPASFSGGETFYAALSLALGLADVVQAEAGGLQLGTLFVDEGFGTLDPETLDAVMSELGRLSSDGRTVGIVSHVEELKQRVADRIEVRRLPDGSSTLTSTVADPA, encoded by the coding sequence ACAGCCACCACGCGGCGCCCGGCGTGGAGCCGTACGTGGAGCTCGTGTTCGAGACCGCGGCCGGGATCCACCGGGTGCGCCGCAGCCCGCAGCACCAGCGCCCGAAGAAGAGCGGCACGGGCACCACGAACCAGAACGCCACGGCGAAGCTGTTCCGGCTGTCGTCGCCGGAGGCCGAGGCGGGCGAGGTGCTCGGCACCAGCACGCAGGAGGTGGGGACGGAGATCGGGCGCATCGTCGGGCTCACGCGCGCGCAGTTCGTGCAGACCGTCGTGCTGCCGCAGGGCGAGTTCGCGGAGTTCCTGCGCTCGACGGGCGAGCAGCGGCGGCTCGTGCTGCAGTCGCTGTTCGGCACGGCCGTCTACGACGTGACCGCGAAGCAGCTCGCGGAGATGCGCACGGCCGCCAAGGCGCGCACCGACGCGGCCGACGCGCGGGTCGCCGAGGCGCTCACGGGCCTGCGCGAGGCGACGCGCGTGGAGGCGCTCGCGGTCGACGACGCGGCCGACACCGTGCGCCTCCTCGCCGAGCTGGCGGATGCGGCGGACGCGGCGCGCGAGGAGGACGAGGCCACGCGGCGCCGGGCGGCGGATGCGCGGGAGGAGGCGGAGCGGATCACGCGCGCGCTCGAACGCCGACGCACCCTCATCGCGCGCGAGGAGGCGCTGCGGGCGGAGGCCGACGAGGTCGCGCTGCTGGCGGCGCGGCTGGAGGAGGCCCGGCGGGCGGAGGCGGTCGCGGGGCCGCTGGCCGCGCGCGACCGGGCCGACGCGGCCGGGGAGCGGGCGCGCACGGCCGAGGACGCGGCCCGGGCGGCGTGCCGCGACGCGCGGCCGACGCTCGCGGACGCCTCGGCGGACGACCTCTCCGCGCGGCGCGACGCCCTGGTCGCCGAGCTCGCGACCCTGGCCGACGCGGAGGCGCGCGAACGCGGGCTGCCGGGTCGGCGATCCGAGGTGCGCGCGGCCGAGGCGGCCGTCGCCCAGCGCGAGGCGGACGCGGAGGCGGCCGAGGCGGCTCTGGCGGAGCGGCCGGGCGAGCGGATCCCGCTGGTCGAGGCCCGCGACGCCGCGGCGGGAGCGGCGGGTGGCGTCGACGCGGCCCGCACCGCGGTCGCCGAGGCGGAGGCCACGAGGCGGAAGGCGGCGGCGCTCGTCGCCCAGGACGCGCGCATCACCGCGGCCCGCGCGGCGCTGGAGTCGCGGTCGACCGACGCGGGCGACGCCGTGCGGCACGAGGCCGAGCTGCGGCAGCGCAAGGTCCGCGGTCTCGCGGGCGAGCTGGCGCGCGAGCTGGTGGCGGGCGCGCCGTGCCCGGTGTGCGGATCCGCGGATCACCCGCTCCCCGCCCCGAGCACCCCCGGCCACCCGGACGACGACGAGATCGAGGCCGCCGCCGAGGCGCGCGAGCGCGCGGGGCGGGCGCAGGCCGAGGCGGCGGCGGCCCTGGCCGCGGAGACCGCGCGGCATGAGGCCATGGCCGCGGAGCTCGACGGCGTCACGCAGGAGGACGCCGAGCGCGAGGTCGCCGACCGCACCGCGCGACTCGCCGAGGCGGAGGCCGCGGGCGGTGCGCTCCGCGCGGCCGAGGCGCGGCTCGCGGCCCACGACGCCGAGACGGAGCGGATCCGCGTCCGCCGCGAGGACGCGCGCGCCGCGCTGTCGGGCCTCCGGGAGCGCGTGATCCGGGCCCGCGAACGGCTCGCGGAGGACGCGGAGGCGGTGCGCGCCGCCCTGCGCGCGGCCGGTGCCCAGCCGGACGCCGCGTCGGACGCCGGCGTGTCCGACGCCGCCGCAGCCGCCGATGACGACACCGAGACCGACACCCCCGACGCCCCGCGCGTCGCCGCCCTGGTCGCCGACCGCGCCGAGGAGCGCGCCCTCGTCGAGCGGCTCCTCGCGCTCGCCGCCGATCGCGCGCGCACGGCCGCCGAGGCCGAGGCGCGCGCCACCGAGCTCGCCGACGCCCTCGCCGCCCGGTCGTTCGCGACGGAGGACCAGGCCCGCGCCGCCGCCCTGCCGCCGGCCGAGCTCCCGGCGCTCGCCCAGCTGGTCGCCGCGCACGAGCGGGAGCAGGCCGTCGTCGCGGAGGGCCTCGTGGATCCGGAGGTCGCGACGCTCACGGGCGCCGAGGACGCGGAGGACGCGGATCCCGCCGCCGCCCTCGCCGCCTCCCACGCCGCCCAGGCCGCCGCGCGCGCGACCGCCGAGCGCGCCGCCCGCGCGCGCGACCGGGCCGACCGCAGCGCCGCCGCCCTCGCCCGGCACGACGCCGCGCGCCGCGCGAGCGCGCTCGCGGGCGAGGAGGCGCGCGCCGCCATCCGCATGTCCGAGGTGGCGAATGCCACCAGCCCGGAGAACACGCGGGGCCTCACCCTCGGCACCTACGTGCTCCTCCGCCGCTTCGAGGACGTCGTGCAGGCGGCCAACGCGCGCCTCCGGATCATGTCGAGCGGCCGCTACGAGCTGGAGGTGAGCGAGGAGCGGGAGGCCACGAGCCGGTCCCGGAAGACGGGCCTCGCCCTGCAGATCCGCGACCACGTCACCGACCGCGTCCGCGAGCCGGCGAGCTTCTCCGGCGGCGAGACGTTCTACGCGGCGCTGAGCCTCGCGCTCGGGCTCGCCGACGTCGTGCAGGCGGAGGCGGGCGGGCTGCAGCTCGGCACGCTGTTCGTCGACGAGGGGTTCGGCACGCTGGATCCCGAGACCCTCGACGCCGTCATGTCCGAGCTCGGCCGCCTCTCCTCCGACGGCCGCACGGTCGGCATCGTCAGCCACGTGGAGGAGCTGAAGCAGCGCGTCGCCGACCGGATCGAGGTGCGGCGCCTCCCCGACGGATCGTCGACGCTCACGTCCACGGTGGCCGACCCGGCCTGA